The following are encoded together in the Peromyscus leucopus breed LL Stock chromosome 1, UCI_PerLeu_2.1, whole genome shotgun sequence genome:
- the Tctn3 gene encoding tectonic-3, protein MCIPQLHPLMLVILMLPDAAGPQPFSPTQALPTSPALGPVTPEVATAAPPDSEGPTPGTPSMPENVTTDPFPALPICVCDLTPGTCDLNCCCDKDCDLLHPRTVFSFCLPGSVRSSSWVCVDNSLIFRSNSPFPSRVFTDSSGITQFCVRVNNSKLNYFQKLQTVNATNFEALAAEFGGQSLTSAPKAQPPLAFYRAGDPILTYYPRWSVVSLLRQPAAVGAGGFCAESNPAGFLERKSTTCTRFFGDLASSCTSEPALDAATYHNFRVLKVPRGMTDLQNTQLQVPVTLTSQTSPPLLAGNTCQNIVSQVIYEIETNGTFGIQKVSVSFRQTNLTVRPGVSLQQGFLVHFRAFEHGVAAFPTPRSGNPGYLIGKPLLALTGDFGHSMTLLQSDGNGLCSGKRHEIQFGVNTVSGCKLRPTEVNCSHLQRKIYQALHGWPRPEHVAIFGNADPAQKGGWTRILSRNCSLSAVNCTSCCFIPVSLEIQVLWAHIGLQSNPQAHVAGARFLYQCKSVQEHQRGIEVSLTTLVNFVDITQKPEPPRDQPRTDWKLPFDFFYPLKVAFSRGANVQDSASPVLILCIFLLGVLNSQTK, encoded by the exons ATGTGCATTCCGCAGCTGCATCCGCTGATGCTGGTGATCCTGATGCTTCCTGACGCCGCCGGACCTCAGCCCTTCTCCCCAACCCAGGCTCTGCCCACTTCCCCGGCCCTGGGGCCAGTGACGCCCGAAGTGGCTACTGCAGCTCCGCCGGACTCTGAGGGCCCTACTCCCGGGACTCCGTCGATGCCCGAGAACGTGACCACAGACCCCTTCCCAG CCTTGCCGATCTGCGTCTGTGACTTGACTCCTGGTACCTGCGATTTAAACTGCTGCTGTGACAAGGACTGCGATCTTCTCCATCCCAGGACCGtcttttccttctgccttcctggtagTGTAAG ATCTTCCAGCTGGGTGTGTGTCGACAACTCTCTTATCTTCAGAAGCAATTCCCCATTCCCTTCCAGAGTTTTCACGGATTCCAGTGGAATTACACAGTTTTGTGTCCGTGTGAACAACT caAAACTAAATTATTTCCAGAAGCTCCAAACAGTCAATGCAACCAACTTCGAGGCCCTGGCTGCAGAGTTTGGAGGCCAGTCCCTTACTTCAGCACCGAAAGCCCAGCCGCCATTAGCGTTTTACAGG GCTGGGGATCCCATCCTGACTTACTACCCCCGCTGGTCTGTCGTGAGCTTACTGAGGCAGCCTGCTGCAGTGGGAGCTGGGGGATTCTGTGCTGAGAGCAATCCTGCAG GCTTCCTGGAGAGGAAGAGCACAACCTGCACTCGCTTCTTCGGGGACCTGGCCAGTAGCTGCACCTCGGAGCCAGCCCTGGACGCTGCCACTTACCACAACTTCAGAGTCCTGAAG GTTCCAAGAGGTATGACTGATCTTCAGAATACACAG CTCCAGGTTCCTGTAACACTTACCTCACAAACCAGTCCTCCTCTGTTGGCTGGGAACACGTGTCAGAATATAGTTTCCCAG GTCATCTATGAGATAGAGACCAATGGGACCTTTGGGATCCAGAAAGTGTCTGTGAGCTTTAGACAGACCAACCTGACTGTCAGGCCAGGTGTTTCCTTACAACAAGGCTTCCTCGTTCACTTCAGG GCATTTGAACACGGCGTGGCTGCTTTTCCTACTCCGAGAAGTGGGAATCCCGGCTACCTCATCGGGAAGCCACTTTTGGCGCTAACTGGTGACTTTGGACACTCG ATGACCCTGTTGCAGAGTGACGGTAATGGACTTTGCTCTGGTAAGAGACACGAAATACAGTTTGGAGTGAACACAGTATCTGGCTGCAAGTTAAG ACCCACAGAGGTGAACTGCAGCCATTTGCAGAGGAAGATTTACCAGGCTCTTCATGGATGGCCCAGACCAGAGCACGTCGCCATCTTTGGTAATGCTGACCCAGCCCAGAAAGGAGGGTGGACCAGGATCCTCAGCAGGAACTGCAGTCTTTCA GCTGTTAACTGCACTTCCTGCTGTTTCATACCAGTTTCCCTGGAGATCCAGGTGTTGTGGGCACATATAGGACTTCAGTCCAACCCACAAGCTCATGTGGCAGGAGCCCGGTTCCTGTACCAGTGCAAGTCTGTACAG GAGCACCAGCGAGGGATAGAAGTATCTTTGACAACTCTTGTGAACTTTGTGGACATTACTCAGAAGCCAGAGCCACCACGGGATCAACCTAGAACAGACTGGAAACTGCCGTTTGATTTCTTCTATCCTCTCAAAGTGGCATTCAGCAGAGGGGCCAATGTTCAGGACTCAGCCTCGCCTGTGCTCATCCTGTGCATCTTTCTGCTTGGAGTTCTCAACTCACAGACTAAGTGA